Below is a window of Synergistota bacterium DNA.
GGAACTGAGATTCCCTCAGCAACCGCACCTCAGGAGAAGAAGGAAAAGATAGGAATGATTATACCAAAGGGAACTCGCTTAATAGATTTTACATTTAAGGTGCCTCCAGGTAAGAGGGAGAAACTCGTGGAGATAATACAGATAGATGTTAAGGGAGAGCATCTTGTTTTTAGGAGGAAGTGCAAGCCTGGTGAGATTATAAGCTTGAGATTACCGGCTTTTGGTGATAATGTAATAAGGGTTCTGGTTGATGGAAAATTTTATTCGGAGGATAGGTATCCATGGAAGAAAAGGTGAGAATTGCTCCTTCAATTTTGGCGGCAGATCTTTTATCACTGGGTGAGGTGCTTTCTCAGATATCCAGCGAGGTCGATCTACTTCACTTGGATATCATGGATGGCCATTTCGTTCCTAACTTATCGTTTGGGCCCAAGCTCGCTTCTGACATAAGAAAGCGCTTTCACTCTGAATTCCTTCTCGAGGTTCATCTTATGGTTGATCAGCCTTCCCACTGGGCGAGTATATTTGCTGAAAAAGGGGGGGACATAATAATCTTTCACTGGGAAGCGGAGAAGCACCCCTTGAGGCTAATAAGAAGCATAAAGGGCAAGGGGAAAAAAGCTGGAATAGCTTTTAATCCGGCTACCTTATGGGAGGAGGCGAAGCTCATACTTCCAGAATTAGACTATGTTCTTGTGATGAGCGTAGATCCCGGTTTTAGCGGTCAATCTTTTATACCATGGATAATATCTAAGATTGAAACTTTAAGAGAGTACAGAGATAAAGAGGGTCTAAGTTTTGAAATCGTGGTTGATGGAGGGGTTAATGTAGAAAACGCTTCTCTACTGAGGAAAGCAGGAGCTACCGTTTTGGTAGGTGGGGCGTCGATATTTTATGCAGATGATCCCGTTAGAGCGATAAGAGCGTTAAGGGGGGATCGCGTGGATGTCAGATAACCCTGGGAAGAAGAATGAAATGAGAGTTGGTGAGATAATAAGGAGAGAGCGGGAGAAGAAGGGTATAAGCGTGGAGCAGCTTTCGGAAATGACTAAGATAAGTAAGGAGTTTATAAAGGCTATAGAGGAGGAAAACTTTGATGTTCTACCTGGAGATGTGTATACGGGAGGTTTTATAAGAAATATATCGATGACCTTGGGGCTTGATCCAGAAGAGATGAGAAGGCTTTATAAATCCCAGCGGAGGCGAGAGTATGAGGAGGAAGTAATGAAAGAGGCGGTGGAAACTCTTCCTCACTATGATGCGGATGTGGATAAGGGTATCAAGCCCAAGAAACCATGGCTTCTGGTTTTATTACTCTTGCTTCTTGTTGCGGGAGGAGCTTTCTATCTATATACTTCACGTACGGGTAATTTGACCTTCCTAACCAAAAGTTTTGTGAAAGGTGAGCTTGGGACACCAGCGACTTCTTCAGCGTCTGTGGTTTCGTCAGAGGTGAAGGAGAAAATGGTGCCTGAAAAGCTCGCAACGGCAGAAACCTCCGCTCTATCACTCGTTTCCTCTGAAACGGAAGCTTCTTCTCTCGAGGAGAAAGGATTGGCTACATCTCCTGTTGCGCTTTCTACAAAGCCGGTTTTAACTTCTCCTGAAAGAGAGGAGCTAAGCTTGAGAGTTGTAGCTGTGGGAAGGTGTTGGATCAGGGTTATAGCAGATGGAAAAAAGGTTTATGAGGGGACACTTGTGAAGGGAGACGAGAAAAGCTGGAAAGCCCGGAATAGCATTAAGGTAAGGTTTGGGAATATTGCTGGAGTGAAGATATATTTTAATGGAAAGGAGATCACTCCTCCCTCTGGCAGGGGTGGAGTTGTAGATATGACTTTTCCTATAAAGGAAGAGAGGTAGTTTTATAGATTGAAGGTAGCAGTAGTCAGCTTAGGTTGCCCAAAGAACGAAATCGATACGGAACTTATTCTTGGGAAATTAGTTGAGGAGGGGATGGAAATAACTTCTAAGCTTGAGGGAGCTGATCTTGCCCTCGTGAATACATGTGCTTTTATAGACTCTGCTATTGAAGAGTCGCTTTCTTGGATTTCAAAGTTGGTTTTCCTTAAGAGGAAAGGCGTTATAAAGCGCATAGCTGTGGTGGGTTGTCTCTTTCAGAGATACACGGGGAAACTATTTGAGTATTTTAAGGATGTGGATTATTTTGCGGGGACAGGATACCCTCACGAAGTAGGGATTTTCCTTGTAAATTGCTTAAAAAATGGTCTCGGAAGAAAGGTTTTCCTCAAAGAGCTTCCTACCTCGTGGGTTGAAAAGGGATTGCGCATAC
It encodes the following:
- the rpe gene encoding ribulose-phosphate 3-epimerase; translated protein: MEEKVRIAPSILAADLLSLGEVLSQISSEVDLLHLDIMDGHFVPNLSFGPKLASDIRKRFHSEFLLEVHLMVDQPSHWASIFAEKGGDIIIFHWEAEKHPLRLIRSIKGKGKKAGIAFNPATLWEEAKLILPELDYVLVMSVDPGFSGQSFIPWIISKIETLREYRDKEGLSFEIVVDGGVNVENASLLRKAGATVLVGGASIFYADDPVRAIRALRGDRVDVR
- a CDS encoding helix-turn-helix domain-containing protein, with product MSDNPGKKNEMRVGEIIRREREKKGISVEQLSEMTKISKEFIKAIEEENFDVLPGDVYTGGFIRNISMTLGLDPEEMRRLYKSQRRREYEEEVMKEAVETLPHYDADVDKGIKPKKPWLLVLLLLLLVAGGAFYLYTSRTGNLTFLTKSFVKGELGTPATSSASVVSSEVKEKMVPEKLATAETSALSLVSSETEASSLEEKGLATSPVALSTKPVLTSPEREELSLRVVAVGRCWIRVIADGKKVYEGTLVKGDEKSWKARNSIKVRFGNIAGVKIYFNGKEITPPSGRGGVVDMTFPIKEER